One window of Nocardioides dongkuii genomic DNA carries:
- a CDS encoding immunoglobulin-like domain-containing protein produces the protein MTTATRLRTWLTATVALAAGAGGLAAVGTPSAGAVEGDLTTDLVGWWKLDETSGTVAADSSGNGRDAAVVGAATWNGGDGFTFGGGAASGGNAIKLPDNLVTGLTDVTVDFDVWVDPTLTSGNWFMFTLGNPATYPDGTGYLFTTNDSNNRLRGTIAESGFPTEQSAARAGRVPTGHWRHVTLSIDGGTPAAPGAMRLYEDGVLAAENTALTTNPSLLGTPDGTTTHNYLGRSAYAGDLSFKGRLRDFRVYSRALTGAEAAESAADTSTAAADSDTAALTLGDTGAVVADLALPATGPSGSTVTWATSDPGVVSASGAVTRPAFGQPDGAATLTATVTRGAVSRTRTFEVTVPAEELDDTGKVQEAVAAVVLVHPDDVRGNLTLPAAGLHQTTLTWSSSAPAVVSASGEVTRPAYGEQPVDVTLTVTATRNAATASRAIVVRVQPLPAPADYEGYAFAYFAGESTDEGESIYFAASKGNDPLEYDELNDGDPVLESAYGTKGLRDPFIIRSPEGDRFFLLATDLKAYPEVDFGEAQETGSKYVEIWESTDLVTWSEQRHVKVSSDFAGNTWAPEAFYDEEAGEYVVFWASALYPTTETTGRDINTQYQRMMYATTRDFVTFSEPQVWVDVRRGAGRGIIDATVVRDGDMFYRILKDEASMTPRQERSTELRATVTGSLPTTSTTPGWQLVKERVGVGQPNPWGGTFTNGEGPTMFPDNEVPGRWYLFIDQPSYHGGQGYLAFRTDDLASGSWTSVPDADLPSSPRHGTVIPVTQAELDRMREAYQPELLVRTVQDVEVRTREGVAPVLPATVAATFGDGSTGQVEVDWDDVDPAAYAEPGTFTVEGTVVRGSADRPVATVVVTDALDPEVAVSQTPDGEAGWWVTDPATVRVTATDDTGVASVQTALDGGDWTTTEGAAATATVTGDGRHTLAVRALDTTGNTSAAEEAEVKIDTTAPVSRATVAADRQVTVRAADTTSGVARVETRLAGAEAWTPYDGPVQVGDAGGTLEYRAVDTAGNTEPTHRVVVPGTGEEVAASTVVAVADPDRVRYGAPVAVAVRVKGGASVPTGVVRVLSGGTQLAAGRLGRDGRVRLVVDSADLGRTGAHTLVVRYDGDATHAADEDRVDLRVTRAASTTRLTVSRPDRRGAGAVATVRVGTDPAGQLPDRVRVTLARSGSTGASSRWLDLTDRGRARWELPRLGSGRWTVTATTPRTDTLAGSSDSARVPAR, from the coding sequence GTGACGACAGCGACGAGGCTGCGCACCTGGCTGACCGCGACGGTGGCGCTCGCCGCCGGCGCGGGCGGCCTGGCCGCGGTCGGCACCCCCTCGGCCGGGGCGGTCGAGGGCGACCTCACCACCGACCTGGTCGGGTGGTGGAAGCTCGACGAGACCAGCGGCACGGTCGCCGCCGACTCCTCCGGCAACGGCCGCGACGCGGCCGTCGTCGGAGCGGCGACCTGGAACGGCGGCGACGGGTTCACCTTCGGCGGCGGCGCCGCCAGCGGCGGCAACGCCATCAAGCTGCCCGACAACCTGGTGACCGGCCTGACCGACGTCACCGTCGACTTCGACGTGTGGGTGGACCCGACGCTGACCAGCGGCAACTGGTTCATGTTCACCCTGGGCAACCCGGCGACCTACCCCGACGGCACCGGCTACCTGTTCACCACCAACGACAGCAACAACCGGCTGCGCGGCACCATCGCGGAGAGCGGCTTCCCCACCGAGCAGAGCGCGGCCCGCGCCGGCCGGGTGCCCACGGGGCACTGGCGGCACGTCACGCTCAGCATCGACGGCGGCACCCCCGCCGCCCCCGGCGCGATGCGGCTCTACGAGGACGGCGTGCTGGCGGCGGAGAACACCGCCCTGACCACCAACCCCAGCCTGCTCGGCACCCCCGACGGCACCACCACCCACAACTACCTGGGCCGGTCGGCGTACGCCGGTGACCTGTCGTTCAAGGGGCGGCTGCGCGACTTCCGCGTCTACTCCCGCGCGCTGACCGGCGCCGAGGCGGCGGAGAGCGCGGCGGACACCAGCACGGCGGCGGCCGACTCCGACACGGCCGCGCTCACCCTCGGGGACACCGGCGCGGTCGTGGCCGACCTCGCGCTGCCCGCCACCGGCCCGTCCGGCAGCACCGTCACCTGGGCGACGAGCGACCCGGGCGTGGTCAGCGCGAGCGGCGCGGTGACCCGCCCGGCGTTCGGCCAGCCCGACGGCGCCGCCACGCTCACCGCGACCGTGACCCGCGGCGCGGTGAGCCGCACCAGGACGTTCGAGGTCACCGTGCCGGCCGAGGAGCTCGACGACACCGGCAAGGTGCAGGAGGCGGTCGCCGCCGTCGTCCTGGTGCACCCCGACGACGTGCGGGGCAACCTCACCCTCCCGGCGGCCGGGCTGCACCAGACCACGCTGACCTGGTCGTCGTCGGCCCCCGCGGTGGTCAGCGCCAGCGGTGAGGTGACCCGGCCGGCGTACGGCGAGCAGCCCGTCGACGTGACGCTGACGGTGACCGCCACCCGCAACGCGGCGACCGCCTCGCGGGCGATCGTCGTGCGCGTGCAGCCGCTGCCGGCGCCGGCCGACTACGAGGGCTACGCGTTCGCCTACTTCGCCGGTGAGAGCACCGACGAGGGCGAGAGCATCTACTTCGCGGCCAGCAAGGGCAACGACCCGCTCGAGTACGACGAGCTCAACGACGGCGACCCGGTCCTCGAGTCGGCGTACGGCACGAAGGGCCTGCGCGACCCGTTCATCATCCGCTCGCCCGAGGGCGACCGGTTCTTCCTGCTCGCCACCGACCTCAAGGCCTACCCCGAGGTCGACTTCGGCGAGGCCCAGGAGACCGGCAGCAAGTACGTCGAGATCTGGGAGTCGACCGACCTCGTGACCTGGTCGGAGCAGCGGCACGTGAAGGTCTCCTCCGACTTCGCGGGCAACACCTGGGCGCCGGAGGCGTTCTACGACGAGGAGGCCGGCGAGTACGTCGTGTTCTGGGCCTCCGCGCTCTACCCGACGACCGAGACGACCGGCCGCGACATCAACACCCAGTACCAGCGGATGATGTACGCGACCACACGCGACTTCGTGACCTTCAGCGAGCCGCAGGTGTGGGTCGACGTCCGGCGCGGCGCCGGCCGCGGCATCATCGACGCCACCGTGGTCCGCGACGGCGACATGTTCTACCGGATCCTCAAGGACGAGGCGAGCATGACGCCCCGCCAGGAGCGCTCCACCGAGCTGCGGGCGACGGTGACCGGCTCGCTGCCGACCACGAGCACCACGCCGGGCTGGCAGCTGGTCAAGGAGCGGGTCGGCGTGGGCCAGCCGAACCCGTGGGGCGGGACGTTCACCAACGGCGAGGGCCCGACCATGTTCCCTGACAACGAGGTCCCGGGCCGCTGGTACCTGTTCATCGACCAGCCCAGCTACCACGGCGGCCAGGGCTACCTGGCCTTCCGCACCGACGACCTGGCCTCGGGCAGCTGGACCTCGGTGCCGGACGCCGACCTGCCCAGCAGCCCGCGGCACGGCACCGTCATCCCGGTCACCCAGGCCGAGCTGGACCGGATGCGCGAGGCCTACCAGCCCGAGCTGCTGGTGCGGACGGTGCAGGACGTGGAGGTGCGCACCCGGGAGGGCGTCGCGCCGGTGCTGCCCGCCACGGTGGCGGCGACGTTCGGCGACGGCTCGACCGGCCAGGTCGAGGTCGACTGGGACGACGTCGACCCCGCGGCGTACGCCGAGCCGGGGACGTTCACCGTCGAGGGCACCGTGGTGCGCGGCTCGGCCGACCGTCCGGTCGCGACCGTGGTGGTCACCGACGCGCTCGACCCGGAGGTGGCGGTGTCGCAGACGCCGGACGGCGAGGCCGGCTGGTGGGTCACCGACCCGGCGACGGTCCGGGTCACGGCGACCGACGACACCGGTGTGGCGTCGGTGCAGACCGCGCTCGACGGGGGCGACTGGACCACGACCGAGGGCGCCGCGGCGACCGCCACGGTGACCGGCGACGGGCGGCACACGCTCGCCGTGCGGGCGCTGGACACCACCGGCAACACCTCGGCGGCCGAGGAGGCCGAGGTGAAGATCGACACCACCGCCCCGGTCAGTCGCGCCACGGTCGCGGCGGACCGTCAGGTCACCGTCCGCGCCGCGGACACGACGTCCGGGGTGGCGCGGGTCGAGACCCGGCTCGCCGGCGCCGAGGCCTGGACGCCGTACGACGGGCCGGTGCAGGTCGGCGACGCCGGCGGCACGCTGGAGTACCGCGCGGTCGACACGGCCGGCAACACCGAGCCGACCCACCGGGTCGTCGTCCCCGGGACGGGCGAGGAGGTCGCGGCCAGCACGGTCGTCGCGGTGGCCGACCCCGACCGGGTGCGGTACGGCGCGCCGGTGGCGGTCGCCGTCCGGGTCAAGGGCGGGGCGTCGGTCCCGACCGGCGTCGTCCGGGTGCTGTCCGGGGGCACGCAGCTCGCGGCCGGCCGGCTGGGACGGGACGGGCGGGTGCGCCTGGTCGTCGACAGCGCCGACCTCGGCCGGACCGGGGCGCACACCCTGGTGGTCCGGTACGACGGCGACGCCACCCACGCCGCGGACGAGGACCGGGTCGACCTGCGGGTCACCCGGGCCGCCTCGACCACGAGGCTGACGGTCAGCCGGCCGGACCGCCGCGGCGCCGGTGCGGTCGCGACGGTGCGGGTCGGCACCGACCCGGCCGGCCAGCTGCCCGACCGGGTGCGGGTGACCCTGGCCAGGAGCGGGTCGACGGGGGCTTCCTCCCGCTGGCTCGACCTGACCGACCGGGGCCGGGCCCGCTGGGAGCTGCCGAGGCTCGGCAGCGGCCGGTGGACCGTCACCGCCACCACCCCCCGCACCGACACCCTCGCCGGCTCGTCGGACTCCGCGAGGGTCCCCGCCCGCTGA
- a CDS encoding LacI family DNA-binding transcriptional regulator, with amino-acid sequence MSEQLRERNGGRRSPSMAQVAAHAGVSHQTVSRVLNGSPLVAESTRTRVLAAIETMGYRRNNAARMLATNRSGRIGMISAHLALHGPSMIAVSVQEAGHDAGYDVSLVGLSDFAPESLQGAVDRLLDEAVEALVVAVAHRTATERALSLHLPVPVVLVQGVSAGETMAAGIDQTAGACLATDHLLDLGHRRVAHLTGPREWVEAGQRREGWRSAHERRGLLPGPELVGDWSARSGYDAGQRIADDPDVTAVFVANDAMALGVLKALHERGCSVPGDISVVGFDDVPEAAYFWPGLTTVSQQFSVLGRRAVDLTLRALAGEKDPSTDLVTPTLVVRSSTGAPARR; translated from the coding sequence ATGTCGGAGCAGCTGCGGGAGCGGAACGGCGGGCGTCGTTCCCCGAGCATGGCCCAGGTGGCCGCGCACGCGGGGGTGTCCCACCAGACCGTGTCGCGGGTGCTCAACGGCTCGCCGCTGGTGGCCGAGTCCACCCGCACCCGGGTGCTCGCGGCGATCGAGACGATGGGCTACCGGCGCAACAACGCCGCCCGGATGCTCGCCACGAACCGCTCCGGGCGGATCGGCATGATCTCCGCGCACCTGGCGCTGCACGGCCCCAGCATGATCGCGGTCTCGGTCCAGGAGGCCGGGCACGACGCGGGGTACGACGTGTCGCTGGTCGGCCTCTCCGACTTCGCCCCGGAGTCGCTGCAGGGCGCCGTCGACCGGCTGCTCGACGAGGCGGTCGAGGCCCTGGTGGTCGCGGTGGCGCACCGGACCGCCACCGAGCGGGCGCTGTCGCTGCACCTCCCGGTGCCGGTGGTGCTGGTGCAGGGGGTGAGCGCGGGGGAGACCATGGCCGCCGGGATCGACCAGACCGCCGGCGCGTGCCTGGCGACCGACCACCTCCTCGACCTCGGGCACCGCCGGGTCGCGCACCTCACCGGCCCCCGGGAGTGGGTGGAGGCGGGCCAGCGGCGCGAGGGCTGGCGCTCGGCGCACGAGCGGCGCGGGCTGCTGCCCGGGCCGGAGCTGGTCGGCGACTGGTCGGCCCGGAGCGGGTACGACGCGGGCCAGCGGATCGCCGACGACCCGGACGTGACGGCGGTGTTCGTCGCGAACGACGCGATGGCGCTCGGCGTGCTCAAGGCGCTGCACGAGCGCGGCTGCTCGGTGCCGGGCGACATCAGCGTCGTGGGCTTCGACGACGTCCCCGAGGCGGCGTACTTCTGGCCGGGGCTGACCACCGTCAGCCAGCAGTTCTCGGTGCTGGGCCGACGCGCGGTCGACCTGACCCTCCGCGCCCTGGCGGGGGAGAAGGATCCGTCGACCGACCTGGTGACGCCGACCCTCGTCGTCCGGTCGTCGACAGGAGCGCCCGCCCGGCGCTGA
- a CDS encoding aldose epimerase family protein — MTEAAPAERVFDTLDDGREVRCLTIGSASGPVVEVLTLGATVHRLEATGGDGVRRNVVLGHADAAERLASGDYVGGTIGRYANRIAGGRFPLDGREVVVGAHDRGNSLHGGPDGFDRRLWDVVAHRPDEVVLALVSPDGDQGFPGAVSARVGYRVSGDVVRVTMEATTDAPTVINLTNHAYVNLDGEGEGTIDDHLLTVVADEYVPVDATGIPLGGTAPVDGTPFDLREPTRLGTAVRREHEQVAAARGIDHDLLVRGAGLRLAAVLESPRTRTRLELRTDQPGLQVYTGNFLDGTRRSTRGGRYRQGDGIALEPQLHPDSPHRPQWPSPVLRPGETYRSVLEWRLGAI; from the coding sequence ATGACGGAGGCCGCCCCCGCGGAGCGGGTGTTCGACACCCTCGACGACGGCCGGGAGGTGCGCTGCCTGACCATCGGGTCCGCGTCGGGGCCGGTCGTCGAGGTGCTCACCCTGGGCGCGACCGTGCACCGGCTCGAGGCCACCGGGGGTGACGGCGTACGCCGCAACGTGGTGCTCGGCCACGCCGACGCCGCCGAGCGGCTCGCGAGCGGCGACTACGTCGGTGGCACCATCGGGCGCTACGCCAACCGGATCGCGGGTGGCCGGTTCCCGCTCGACGGCCGCGAGGTCGTCGTCGGCGCCCACGACCGCGGGAACAGCCTGCACGGCGGGCCCGACGGCTTCGACCGGCGGCTGTGGGACGTCGTCGCGCACCGCCCGGACGAGGTGGTGCTCGCGCTGGTCAGCCCGGACGGCGACCAGGGGTTCCCCGGCGCCGTGTCGGCGCGGGTCGGCTACCGCGTGAGCGGCGACGTCGTGCGCGTGACGATGGAGGCGACGACCGACGCGCCGACGGTCATCAACCTGACCAACCACGCCTACGTCAACCTCGACGGCGAGGGCGAGGGCACCATCGACGACCACCTGCTCACGGTGGTGGCCGACGAGTACGTCCCCGTCGATGCCACCGGCATCCCCCTCGGCGGGACCGCGCCGGTCGACGGCACGCCGTTCGACCTGCGCGAGCCGACGCGCCTCGGCACGGCGGTGCGCCGCGAGCACGAGCAGGTCGCCGCCGCTCGCGGGATCGACCACGACCTCCTGGTCCGCGGCGCCGGCCTCCGGCTCGCCGCGGTGCTGGAGTCCCCGCGCACCCGCACGCGCCTCGAGCTGCGCACCGACCAGCCCGGCCTGCAGGTCTACACCGGCAACTTCCTCGACGGCACCCGCCGCTCGACCCGCGGCGGCCGCTACCGCCAGGGCGACGGCATCGCCCTCGAGCCGCAACTCCACCCCGACTCGCCCCACCGGCCGCAGTGGCCCTCCCCGGTGCTGCGGCCCGGCGAGACCTACCGCTCGGTGCTGGAGTGGCGCCTCGGCGCCATCTGA
- a CDS encoding ABC transporter substrate-binding protein has protein sequence MLKKTAIAATAISLSALSLSACGSDSDSGSGSGSGDDSITMGFAQVGAESGWRTANTKSIQDTAEQEGIELKFTDAQGKQENQIQAIRSYIQQKVDVIAFSPVVETGWDAVLQEAKAANIPVILTDRAVDSEDTSLYETFLGSDFVLEGEKAGQWLVDNAADADTNGDGAINVVQLEGTTGAAPALDRAEGFATVIETEPTIEVVATQTGDFTRDGGKQVMESFLQSEDGIDVVYAHNDDMGLGAIEAIEAAGMTPGEDVKIITVDAVKDGMTALSEGKINFIVECNPLLGPQLMDLAKQVVAGEEVEPRVVTEETTFTQEQAKEALPTREY, from the coding sequence GTGCTGAAGAAGACTGCGATCGCGGCAACAGCGATCTCCCTGAGCGCACTCTCGCTCTCCGCCTGTGGCAGCGACTCCGACAGCGGGAGCGGCTCCGGCAGCGGTGATGACTCGATCACCATGGGCTTCGCCCAGGTCGGCGCCGAGAGCGGTTGGCGCACCGCCAACACCAAGTCGATCCAGGACACCGCCGAGCAGGAGGGGATCGAGCTCAAGTTCACCGACGCGCAGGGCAAGCAGGAGAACCAGATCCAGGCGATCCGCTCCTACATCCAGCAGAAGGTCGACGTGATCGCCTTCAGCCCCGTCGTCGAGACCGGGTGGGACGCCGTCCTCCAGGAGGCCAAGGCCGCCAACATCCCGGTGATCCTGACCGACCGCGCGGTCGACTCCGAGGACACCTCGCTCTACGAGACCTTCCTCGGCTCCGACTTCGTGCTGGAGGGCGAGAAGGCCGGCCAGTGGCTGGTCGACAACGCCGCCGACGCCGACACCAACGGGGACGGCGCGATCAACGTCGTCCAGCTCGAGGGCACCACCGGTGCCGCTCCGGCCCTCGACCGCGCCGAGGGCTTCGCCACGGTGATCGAGACCGAGCCCACCATCGAGGTCGTCGCCACGCAGACCGGCGACTTCACCCGCGACGGCGGCAAGCAGGTCATGGAGTCCTTCCTGCAGTCCGAGGACGGCATCGACGTCGTCTACGCACACAACGACGACATGGGTCTCGGCGCCATCGAGGCCATCGAGGCCGCGGGCATGACGCCCGGCGAGGACGTCAAGATCATCACCGTCGACGCCGTCAAGGACGGGATGACGGCGCTCTCCGAGGGCAAGATCAACTTCATCGTCGAGTGCAACCCGCTCCTCGGCCCGCAGCTGATGGACCTCGCCAAGCAGGTCGTCGCCGGCGAGGAGGTGGAGCCCCGGGTCGTGACCGAGGAGACCACCTTCACGCAGGAGCAGGCGAAGGAAGCCCTGCCGACCCGCGAGTACTGA
- a CDS encoding sugar ABC transporter ATP-binding protein, whose product MTQMDVQPPAGTGAAAEAAAAGRPYDGAPVIEMRDISITFGSVRALSGVSLRLYPGEVHALMGENGAGKSTLIKALTGVYSVDTGTVLVDGEERAFSSPGAAQAAGISTVYQEVNLVPNLSVAENMLLGREPRRFGAINVRAMNRRARETLQGLGLDIDPASTLGEHPIAIQQLVAIARAVDVQARVLILDEPTSSLDADEVQKLFEVMRRLRDDGVAIVFVSHFLDQVYEISDRMTILRNGRLVEERMVAETSQLELVQLMIGREIEVLERLDRQDHTDVARAAAVPVLTANGVGRKGSLQATDLEVYEGEVIGFAGLLGSGRTELARLLFGADTADTGEVAVRSERRRLRSPRHAIDRKIAFSSEDRKAEGVVGDLTVADNMLLALQASRGWLRPVPQATRNELVARYIEALDIRPPDPDALMRNLSGGNQQKVLLARWLITDPEILILDEPTRGIDIGAKAQIQAKVAELADQGISVIFISAELEEVLRLSHRLVVMRDRRKIDERPNDDVSVSDVLEIIAGGARAEEETSRA is encoded by the coding sequence ATGACGCAGATGGACGTCCAGCCGCCCGCCGGGACGGGGGCCGCAGCCGAGGCCGCCGCGGCGGGCCGCCCGTACGACGGGGCGCCGGTGATCGAGATGCGCGACATCTCCATCACCTTCGGGAGCGTCCGGGCCCTCAGCGGGGTCTCGCTCCGGCTCTACCCCGGCGAGGTGCACGCCCTCATGGGCGAGAACGGCGCCGGCAAGTCGACGCTGATCAAGGCCCTCACCGGTGTCTACAGCGTGGACACCGGCACCGTGCTGGTCGACGGCGAGGAGCGCGCGTTCTCCTCGCCCGGAGCCGCCCAGGCGGCCGGGATCAGCACGGTCTACCAGGAGGTCAACCTGGTCCCCAACCTGAGCGTCGCCGAGAACATGCTGCTCGGCCGTGAGCCGCGACGGTTCGGGGCCATCAACGTGCGCGCCATGAACCGCCGGGCGCGCGAGACCCTCCAGGGCCTCGGGCTCGACATCGACCCGGCCTCGACGCTCGGCGAGCACCCCATCGCCATCCAGCAGCTGGTCGCGATCGCCCGCGCCGTCGACGTGCAGGCGCGCGTGCTGATCCTCGACGAGCCCACCTCCAGCCTCGACGCCGACGAGGTGCAGAAGCTGTTCGAGGTGATGCGCCGCCTGCGTGACGACGGGGTCGCCATCGTCTTCGTCTCCCACTTCCTCGACCAGGTCTACGAGATCTCCGACCGGATGACGATCCTGCGCAACGGTCGCCTGGTCGAGGAGCGGATGGTCGCCGAGACCAGCCAGCTCGAGCTCGTCCAGCTGATGATCGGCCGGGAGATCGAGGTGCTCGAGCGCCTCGACCGCCAGGACCACACCGACGTCGCCCGGGCCGCCGCCGTCCCGGTCCTCACCGCGAACGGCGTGGGCCGCAAGGGCTCGCTGCAGGCCACCGACCTCGAGGTCTACGAGGGCGAGGTGATCGGGTTCGCCGGCCTGCTCGGCTCCGGCCGCACCGAGCTCGCCCGGCTGCTCTTCGGCGCCGACACCGCCGACACCGGCGAGGTCGCCGTCCGCTCCGAGCGGCGCCGGCTGCGCAGCCCGCGGCACGCGATCGACCGCAAGATCGCGTTCTCCAGCGAGGACCGCAAGGCCGAGGGCGTCGTCGGCGACCTGACCGTCGCCGACAACATGCTGCTCGCGCTCCAGGCGTCCCGCGGCTGGTTGCGCCCGGTGCCGCAGGCCACCCGCAACGAGCTGGTCGCCCGCTACATCGAGGCGCTCGACATCCGTCCCCCCGACCCCGACGCGCTGATGCGCAACCTCTCCGGCGGCAACCAGCAGAAGGTGCTGCTGGCCCGGTGGCTGATCACCGACCCCGAGATCCTCATCCTCGACGAGCCCACCCGCGGCATCGACATCGGCGCCAAGGCCCAGATCCAGGCCAAGGTCGCCGAGCTGGCCGACCAGGGGATCTCGGTCATCTTCATCTCCGCCGAGCTCGAGGAGGTGCTGCGCCTGAGCCACCGCCTGGTGGTGATGCGCGACCGCCGCAAGATCGACGAGCGTCCGAACGACGACGTCAGCGTCAGCGACGTCCTCGAGATCATCGCGGGCGGGGCCCGCGCCGAGGAGGAGACCTCCCGTGCCTGA
- a CDS encoding ABC transporter permease encodes MPDSPTLLQRVARHPLLWPVLALVALLAVNVVANPSFLDIRMQDGHLYGNVADIVRNSAPVLLVALGMTLVIATRGIDLSVGAIAAIAAAVACTRIVGAGDESALSTAVMAGTYALAVCVALGVWNGFLVSVLGIQPIIATLILMVAGRGISMSITDGQITTVNNSHFSDLASGFVLTLPVAFLLALAVFALTAVLTRRTALGMLIESVGINPEASRLAGVRSRTIIWTVYAFSGLCSGIAGLVIAANTNSVNANSLGLWIELDAILAVVIGGTSLAGGRFSLTGTLIGALFIATLSRTIPNIGIPSEINYLFKAVVVIAVCLLQSPKARSVFHVRRSGPPSAPPAPSAPDLAKAGSPS; translated from the coding sequence GTGCCTGACTCACCCACCCTCCTCCAGCGGGTGGCCCGTCACCCGCTGCTCTGGCCGGTCCTGGCCCTGGTCGCGCTGCTCGCCGTGAACGTCGTGGCCAACCCCTCGTTCCTCGACATCCGGATGCAGGACGGCCACCTCTACGGCAACGTCGCCGACATCGTGCGCAACAGCGCCCCGGTGCTCCTGGTCGCCCTCGGAATGACCCTGGTGATCGCCACCCGGGGCATCGACCTGTCGGTCGGGGCGATCGCCGCGATCGCCGCCGCCGTCGCCTGCACCCGCATCGTCGGGGCCGGCGACGAGAGCGCGCTGAGCACCGCCGTGATGGCGGGCACCTACGCCCTCGCCGTGTGCGTGGCGCTCGGTGTCTGGAACGGCTTCCTGGTCTCCGTCCTGGGCATCCAGCCGATCATCGCCACGCTGATCCTGATGGTCGCCGGCCGCGGCATCTCCATGTCCATCACCGACGGCCAGATCACCACCGTCAACAACTCCCACTTCAGCGACCTGGCCTCCGGGTTCGTGCTGACCCTCCCCGTGGCCTTCCTCCTCGCGCTCGCCGTCTTCGCGCTCACCGCCGTGCTGACCCGTCGTACGGCGCTCGGCATGCTGATCGAGTCGGTCGGGATCAACCCCGAGGCCAGCCGGCTCGCCGGCGTCCGGTCCCGCACGATCATCTGGACCGTCTACGCCTTCTCCGGGCTCTGCTCGGGCATCGCCGGCCTGGTCATCGCGGCCAACACCAACTCGGTGAACGCCAACAGCCTGGGGCTGTGGATCGAGCTGGACGCGATCCTCGCCGTGGTCATCGGCGGTACGTCGCTGGCCGGCGGCCGGTTCTCGCTCACCGGCACCCTGATCGGCGCGCTGTTCATCGCGACCCTCTCCCGCACCATCCCCAACATCGGCATCCCCTCGGAGATCAACTACCTCTTCAAGGCCGTCGTCGTGATCGCCGTGTGCCTCCTGCAGTCGCCGAAGGCCCGCTCGGTGTTCCACGTCCGCCGCTCCGGCCCGCCGTCCGCACCGCCGGCCCCGTCCGCCCCCGACCTCGCGAAGGCAGGTTCGCCGTCATGA
- the yjfF gene encoding galactofuranose ABC transporter, permease protein YjfF: MSATTVSTPTAWDRVKGYTPPTRFIPVIASFALFVGMFGVGGLRYEGFSDPQVLLSLLIDNAFLIVLAVGMTFVILTGGIDLSVGSVVALSTMIAAKTLEMGWSPYLSIAAVLATGIVMGLLMGLLVHYFDIQPFIATLAGLFLARGLTYLISVESISINDPVFIDLAIKQVYFGEYYLRWTAITALLIVAIAAYVLARTRFGRTVYAIGGSESSAMLMGLRVASTKVGVYVISGFCAALGGLLYSLTILSGNSLHALGAELDAIAAVVIGGTLLIGGRGYVIGSLLGVLVLGLIRTLIAFDGTLSSYWIRIITGALLLAFVVVQRFATRRQP, from the coding sequence ATGAGCGCCACCACCGTCTCGACCCCGACGGCCTGGGACCGCGTCAAGGGCTACACCCCGCCCACGCGCTTCATCCCGGTGATCGCGAGCTTCGCGCTCTTCGTGGGCATGTTCGGCGTCGGCGGCCTGCGCTACGAGGGGTTCTCCGACCCGCAGGTGCTGCTCAGCCTGCTGATCGACAACGCCTTCCTCATCGTGCTCGCGGTCGGCATGACCTTCGTGATCCTCACCGGCGGCATCGACCTCTCGGTCGGCTCCGTCGTCGCGCTGTCGACGATGATCGCCGCCAAGACGCTCGAGATGGGCTGGTCGCCGTACCTCTCGATCGCCGCGGTGCTGGCCACCGGCATCGTCATGGGGCTGCTGATGGGCCTGCTGGTCCACTACTTCGACATCCAGCCGTTCATCGCCACCCTGGCCGGGTTGTTCCTGGCCCGGGGACTGACCTACCTGATCAGCGTCGAGTCGATCTCGATCAACGACCCGGTCTTCATCGACCTGGCCATCAAGCAGGTCTACTTCGGCGAGTACTACCTGCGCTGGACGGCGATCACCGCGCTCCTCATCGTCGCGATCGCGGCGTACGTCCTGGCCCGCACCCGCTTCGGCCGCACGGTCTACGCCATCGGCGGCAGCGAGAGCTCGGCGATGCTGATGGGGCTGCGGGTGGCGTCCACCAAAGTGGGCGTCTACGTGATCAGCGGCTTCTGCGCCGCGCTCGGCGGGCTGCTGTACTCGCTCACCATCCTCTCCGGCAACAGCCTGCACGCGCTGGGCGCCGAGCTCGATGCGATCGCCGCGGTGGTCATCGGCGGCACCCTGCTCATCGGCGGGCGCGGGTACGTCATCGGGTCGCTGCTCGGCGTCCTCGTGCTCGGCCTGATCCGCACCCTGATCGCGTTCGACGGCACGCTGAGCTCCTACTGGATCCGGATCATCACCGGAGCCCTGCTGCTCGCCTTCGTGGTCGTCCAGCGGTTCGCGACCCGGCGCCAGCCATGA